The genome window aaaaaaaataaacttcaaatttgaaattattaaaatgggataaatattacatatataagaaaattaatatatatataaaatatatatatataatatatatatataatacttatttattttatttttttttttatcatatatgtatgcatattttttttttttattattcatttttattatatatattttatattttcatatttttattttttattttttttctcccgtaaattattccatatatataagtaaaaaaaaaggggggagaagaagaaaaaaaaaaagaaaaaaaaaatttatttgaataatcatataaaggTTACCATTTGATTAATAATGggaaataaacataataagaaaaagtaTGAATTATGTGAAATTCAATATGAAGAGAAAGGTAAaactttatatatgttttttttttttttttttttttttttttttttttttgtacatgtaaaaaacaaaaaggagatataaatgaaatatataaaacaaaatatattattatattataataataatgctgctataaatatatatttatatttttctatattttactACTTGTCAGATTTTCAATTAAAATATCCTTGGAacgaaattataaaatgggGGAGTGATGATTTAAAtgttgatataaatataaagattgtaaaaaaagtaatcgaagaaataaaagatataacaTTAGATGAAGAAagcttttttaatattactgAAGGCAAAAATATTgaatcattttattttgaagATAAATTTGTTCAATGGGCAACAGCATTATTAAAAGACATAccgaatttaaaaaaaatcagatataatattgttcctaaatatattaatgaaaatgaattcTGGTTAAGATATTTTTCGtctataaaaatgataattataaaaaatttctttGACACTATGCAGAATTGACTACCaaccaaaaaataaaaaaataaaatgaaataaaaaaaaataaaataaaaaaaaagaacatgtGATGGGCatgataaatatgatgaaCATCATCATCAgcaacaataatattattaataataaatattattttttttgttttttttttttttttttgttatacttttaaaattataaaaagaatattatatatatatattatatatatatgtgtgttagcatataaaatattgttaattttttttttttttttttttttttaatctttattttcatttaaatgattattaaaattaagtAAAACttcaaacaaaaaaaaaaaaataaaataaaaataaaataaaacaaataatgtGACACTATAATGccattaaaattttattaaaagaaggATTAAAAatagaaggaaaaaaaaaaaaaaatttaaaacctacttatgtatatataaatataaaagatgtggacacatatatgtatacatatatatatacatacatatatatatatatatatattttttttgtgtccTATTTGTTGCCATTAGGAATTAAGAACCTTGTGTTGTCATTAATATATAGACACACAttataatgttttatatatatatatatatatatatatatatatatatattttcttttttatctttttgttTCTAATGAATGTATGTCCTTTAAAAGTTTTAACATGTGATGCTCGGCATTTCTTAATAATCTTTTTTTGGTTGTGAGTTCACTAACAATATCATTAATTTCTTCGAGTtcatgttttttttcttctaattCTTCTGATTCATGATCATGATGTATATCATGATTTTTATGATGATCATCATAATCATCATgttcatcatatttatttttatttttattttttcttcttttatttttttttttctttttataataacgatctttataatttatatcattttcatcatcatcatcatgatgataataattttttccttcttgttcatcttcatttaaatgatatttcatattttcatcataatcATCATGTTCATCATGTAATGAATCATCTTCTTccattattaatttatcatttttattattatatttatttttttttcctcttcttttatttctttttctttttcttagatttttatcatcatacaTTACATCtacatcatcatcatattcgtcttcttcatatttgttttttttattttttctccacttattttttttaatctttttatttttgttcttttttttgttctttttgttctttttttttttttttttttttttttttttttcctttttttttttttttttttttttttttttttttttttttttatcttttaattttttctttttggcTAACTTTGATTTTCgcttgtctttttttttacgtTTCATG of Plasmodium sp. gorilla clade G2 genome assembly, chromosome: 4 contains these proteins:
- a CDS encoding BSD-domain protein, putative encodes the protein MGNKHNKKKYELCEIQYEEKDFQLKYPWNEIIKWGSDDLNVDINIKIVKKVIEEIKDITLDEESFFNITEGKNIESFYFEDKFVQWATALLKDIPNLKKIRYNIVPKYINENEFWLRYFSSIKMIIIKNFFDTMQN